A genomic segment from Sorangium aterium encodes:
- a CDS encoding penicillin-insensitive murein endopeptidase, whose translation MPSRPLLATFLLGLVALCCAACVGSSPTPLAPSLRGSIGVPHHGVITDAVELPKQGPGYRLLRSNGIRWGTAGLVAAVQRAAAEVALARPGGEPLVVGDLSARYGGATRGHRSHRTGRDADLLLYALTPDGRPVRSPGFVAFGPDGLARISDGAEEPASPRAGAPQYVRFDVEREWLLVKSLVRSPDAHVQWLFVARWLEALLIEYARALGEDPELIWYAESVLLQPGDSTAHADHIHLRVACTPDEALSGCLGGGPQWPWLPAVPQLIAPSDGDLAAALLDDLLPGSAAAGSRVAAPDSAL comes from the coding sequence ATGCCCAGCCGTCCTCTCCTCGCCACCTTCCTCCTCGGGCTCGTCGCGCTCTGCTGCGCGGCCTGCGTCGGCTCCTCGCCCACGCCGCTCGCCCCTTCGCTCCGCGGCTCGATCGGCGTCCCGCACCACGGCGTCATCACCGACGCCGTCGAGCTCCCGAAGCAGGGCCCAGGCTACCGGCTGCTCCGCAGCAACGGCATCCGGTGGGGGACGGCGGGGCTGGTCGCCGCGGTCCAGCGCGCCGCGGCGGAGGTGGCGCTGGCGCGGCCGGGTGGCGAGCCGCTCGTCGTCGGCGACCTCTCCGCGCGCTACGGCGGCGCCACGCGGGGGCACCGGTCCCACCGCACCGGGCGCGACGCCGACCTCTTGCTCTACGCGCTGACCCCGGACGGCCGCCCTGTGCGCTCGCCGGGCTTCGTCGCCTTCGGGCCGGACGGGCTCGCGCGGATCAGCGATGGCGCCGAGGAGCCCGCGTCGCCGCGCGCGGGCGCGCCGCAGTACGTCCGCTTCGACGTCGAGCGGGAGTGGCTGCTCGTGAAGTCGCTCGTCCGCTCGCCCGACGCGCACGTCCAGTGGCTCTTCGTGGCCCGCTGGCTCGAGGCGCTGCTCATCGAGTACGCCCGCGCGCTCGGCGAGGACCCGGAGCTCATCTGGTATGCCGAGAGCGTGCTGCTCCAGCCGGGCGACAGCACGGCGCACGCCGATCACATCCACCTCCGCGTCGCGTGCACGCCCGACGAAGCCCTCTCGGGCTGCCTCGGCGGCGGCCCGCAGTGGCCATGGCTGCCGGCCGTGCCGCAGCTCATCGCGCCGTCGGACGGCGACCTCGCCGCCGCGTTGCTCGACGACCTCCTGCCTGGAAGCGCCGCCGCGGGCTCTCGCGTGGCGGCTCCGGACAGCGCCCTGTGA
- a CDS encoding DNA-methyltransferase, producing the protein MSHLLAHGDAADVCAALPADVRFDLVYLDPPFGVGTTMTARAARGQARGRRRPESGPDAYDDRASADALVAMLEPRLAAIRDRMTEGATLYLHLDHRAVHDAKVACDRLFGRGAFLGEIIWAPGNGGRGARGFSVTHQTILLYARAAGERGQVVYNVADPMLREPYAETSLAMHFKHRDEEGRLYRERILGGKAYRYYADEGRRLGSVWSDIPGMVANTPLRREATGYPTQKPERLLERIVRASSAPGATVADLMCGSGTTLVAAARLGRRFVGGDRSPLAFATARERLDREGIVYTAYESVPAADGEPERP; encoded by the coding sequence GTGAGCCACCTCCTGGCGCATGGCGACGCGGCCGACGTCTGCGCGGCGCTCCCCGCGGACGTGCGGTTCGATCTCGTCTACCTCGATCCTCCCTTCGGCGTCGGGACGACGATGACCGCGCGGGCGGCGCGCGGCCAGGCGCGCGGGCGGCGCCGGCCGGAGAGCGGGCCCGACGCGTACGACGATCGCGCGAGCGCCGACGCGCTCGTCGCGATGCTCGAGCCGCGCCTCGCGGCCATCCGCGATCGCATGACCGAGGGCGCGACGCTGTACCTGCACCTCGATCACCGCGCGGTCCACGACGCGAAGGTCGCGTGTGATCGCCTGTTCGGCCGCGGCGCCTTCCTCGGCGAGATCATCTGGGCGCCCGGCAACGGCGGCCGGGGCGCGCGCGGCTTCTCCGTCACGCACCAGACGATCCTCCTTTACGCGCGCGCCGCGGGCGAGCGCGGCCAGGTGGTCTACAACGTCGCGGATCCGATGCTCCGCGAGCCGTACGCCGAGACCAGCCTCGCGATGCATTTCAAGCACCGCGACGAGGAAGGCCGCCTGTACCGCGAGCGGATCCTCGGCGGCAAAGCGTACCGGTACTACGCCGACGAGGGCCGCCGGCTCGGGAGCGTGTGGAGCGACATTCCCGGGATGGTCGCCAACACCCCGCTGCGCCGCGAGGCCACCGGCTACCCCACGCAGAAGCCGGAGCGGCTGCTGGAGCGCATCGTCCGCGCGTCCTCCGCGCCCGGCGCGACCGTCGCCGATCTCATGTGCGGCAGCGGCACCACGCTCGTCGCGGCCGCGCGCCTCGGCCGCCGCTTCGTCGGCGGCGACAGGAGCCCGCTCGCCTTCGCGACGGCGCGGGAGCGGCTCGACCGCGAGGGGATCGTGTACACGGCGTACGAGTCCGTTCCAGCCGCGGACGGCGAGCCGGAACGTCCCTGA
- a CDS encoding L-threonylcarbamoyladenylate synthase: protein MLQPINPDHPEPRKIARAIDLIQKGEVIGYPTDTVYGFGCDLMNKAAIERVYQIKGMRQNKNLAFICPDLSDIARYAIVENQAYRILKRFLPGPYTFILPATREVPKYVHLKQKTVGIRVPNHPVALALVRALGRPLISTTAAPPGEDPIIDPGEIDDRFPGLALVLDAGTGGAVPTTVIDLSQGDVQIVRQGAGPTDDLV, encoded by the coding sequence GTGCTCCAGCCCATCAACCCCGATCACCCGGAACCCCGCAAGATCGCGCGAGCGATCGATCTCATTCAGAAGGGGGAGGTCATCGGCTACCCGACCGATACCGTGTACGGGTTCGGGTGCGACCTGATGAACAAGGCCGCTATCGAGCGGGTGTATCAGATCAAGGGGATGCGCCAGAACAAGAACCTGGCGTTCATCTGCCCGGATCTGAGCGACATCGCGCGCTACGCGATCGTCGAGAACCAGGCGTACCGCATCCTGAAGCGCTTCCTGCCCGGGCCGTACACCTTCATCCTCCCCGCCACGCGCGAGGTGCCGAAGTACGTGCACCTCAAGCAGAAGACGGTCGGCATCCGCGTGCCGAACCACCCGGTCGCGCTCGCGCTGGTCCGAGCGCTCGGGCGGCCGCTCATCAGCACGACCGCGGCGCCTCCTGGGGAGGATCCGATCATCGATCCGGGGGAGATCGACGATCGGTTCCCGGGGCTCGCGCTCGTCCTCGACGCAGGGACCGGCGGGGCCGTGCCCACGACCGTGATCGATCTGAGCCAGGGCGATGTGCAGATCGTCCGGCAGGGCGCGGGGCCGACGGACGATCTCGTCTGA
- the atpG gene encoding ATP synthase F1 subunit gamma translates to MPSLKSIRKRISSVKSTQKITRAMKMVAGAKLNKAQQRITELRPYAVKVQEVLSAITRDAAPAAEALAAEGHGVEGEAGALAGGEKALHPLLVTRPERRVLLLVLTSDRGLCGGFNTNINKRAEREWKSRTEAGQEVQLALIGRKGRDYFNRRGAPILEYLAGVWDKLNLETAQAVGAKLLAPFNKGEVDAIYLVYNEFKSAITQTVVVERLLPPAGGPAKEQEQGDEGGHGAPSAASEFLYEPDKGALLERLVPMYVDISILRALYESMASELGAKLTAMDAANKNAKEVIDNLTLEYNKARQAAITKELMEIIGGSEALKE, encoded by the coding sequence GTGCCCAGCCTCAAGTCCATTCGCAAGCGGATCTCCAGCGTCAAATCGACGCAGAAGATCACCCGCGCCATGAAGATGGTCGCGGGCGCCAAGCTCAACAAGGCGCAGCAGCGCATCACCGAGCTGCGGCCCTACGCCGTGAAGGTGCAGGAGGTGCTCTCGGCGATCACGCGCGACGCGGCTCCCGCGGCCGAGGCGCTCGCGGCGGAGGGGCACGGGGTTGAGGGGGAGGCGGGCGCGCTCGCCGGTGGCGAGAAGGCGCTGCACCCGCTGCTCGTGACCCGCCCGGAGCGGCGCGTGCTGCTCCTGGTGCTCACGAGCGACCGCGGGCTCTGCGGCGGCTTCAACACCAACATCAACAAGCGCGCCGAGCGCGAGTGGAAGAGCCGGACGGAGGCGGGACAGGAGGTCCAGCTCGCGCTCATCGGCCGCAAGGGCCGGGACTACTTCAACCGCCGCGGCGCGCCGATCCTCGAGTACCTGGCCGGGGTCTGGGACAAGCTCAACCTCGAGACGGCCCAGGCCGTCGGCGCGAAGCTCCTCGCCCCGTTCAACAAGGGCGAGGTCGACGCGATCTACCTCGTCTACAACGAGTTCAAGAGCGCGATCACGCAGACGGTCGTCGTCGAGCGGCTCCTGCCGCCCGCCGGCGGTCCGGCGAAGGAGCAGGAGCAGGGAGACGAGGGCGGCCACGGCGCGCCTTCCGCGGCGTCGGAGTTCCTCTACGAGCCGGACAAGGGCGCGCTCCTGGAGCGGCTCGTGCCGATGTACGTGGACATCTCGATCCTGCGCGCGCTCTACGAGTCGATGGCGAGCGAGCTCGGCGCGAAGCTCACGGCGATGGACGCCGCGAACAAGAACGCCAAGGAAGTGATCGACAACCTGACGCTCGAGTACAACAAGGCGCGTCAGGCGGCGATCACCAAGGAGCTCATGGAGATCATCGGCGGCAGCGAGGCGCTCAAGGAGTAG
- the atpA gene encoding F0F1 ATP synthase subunit alpha, giving the protein MQLRAEEISQIIKKQIQNIDKAAQVTETGTVLTVGDGIARVHGLSRAMAGELVEFTGSEGGSLMGLVLNLEQDNVGAAIFGDTSAIKEGDAVKRTGRIMEVPVGEATLGRVVNALGMPIDGKGPIDTKERRRVEVKAPGIIQRQPVTEPMQTGIKAIDAMIPVGRGQRELIIGDRQVGKTAVAVDAIINQKGKGVICVYVAIGQKLSTVRQVVDKLDAHGALEYTIIVAATASETAPLQFISPYTGVTIGEYFRDSGRHALCIYDDLSKQAVAYRQLSLLLRRPPGREAYPGDVFYLHSRLLERAAKMADIFYVVSKGTKIEGGDASYRGVDGKAHVGAHGMHSAKDSLWKTIDGALFEKLEQARKDEKKDEIKKLEQQLSDKAKASDYEIVRDPKSGGSLTALPVIETQAGDVSAYIPTNVISITDGQIFLEADLFYSGVRPAINVGISVSRVGGNAQIKAMKSISGTLRLDLAQYRAMAAFSQFASDLDAKTRAQLERGARLTEILKQGQYVPLAVEKQILIIYAGTQGLLDSLPVSSLGRFEEELYKFIEAKHPQIFVDIREKKVLDDDLKSRMTKAIDTFKKRFAVEAAGASTAADEDGAGDDEEEAPAPKAKSKNGKSASKAKEK; this is encoded by the coding sequence ATGCAGCTCCGCGCCGAAGAGATCTCCCAGATCATCAAGAAGCAAATCCAGAATATCGACAAGGCCGCTCAGGTCACCGAGACGGGCACCGTGCTCACGGTGGGCGACGGCATCGCCCGCGTGCACGGCCTGAGCCGCGCGATGGCCGGCGAGCTCGTCGAGTTCACCGGCTCGGAGGGCGGCAGCCTGATGGGGCTCGTGCTGAACCTCGAGCAGGACAACGTGGGCGCCGCCATCTTCGGCGACACGAGCGCCATCAAGGAGGGCGACGCCGTCAAGCGGACCGGGCGCATCATGGAGGTGCCCGTCGGCGAGGCGACCCTCGGGCGCGTCGTGAACGCGCTCGGCATGCCGATCGACGGCAAGGGCCCGATCGATACGAAGGAGCGCCGCCGCGTCGAGGTGAAGGCGCCCGGCATCATCCAGCGCCAGCCGGTCACCGAGCCGATGCAGACCGGCATCAAGGCGATCGACGCGATGATCCCGGTCGGCCGCGGCCAGCGCGAGCTCATCATCGGCGACCGGCAGGTGGGCAAGACCGCCGTCGCCGTCGACGCGATCATCAACCAGAAGGGCAAGGGCGTCATCTGCGTCTACGTCGCGATCGGCCAGAAGCTGTCGACGGTGCGCCAGGTCGTGGACAAGCTCGATGCGCACGGCGCGCTGGAGTACACGATCATCGTCGCCGCGACCGCGAGCGAGACCGCGCCGCTCCAGTTCATCTCGCCGTACACCGGCGTGACCATCGGCGAGTACTTCCGCGACAGCGGGCGCCACGCCCTGTGCATCTACGACGACCTCTCGAAGCAGGCGGTCGCGTACCGCCAGCTCTCGCTCCTGCTCCGCCGCCCGCCGGGCCGCGAGGCGTACCCGGGCGACGTCTTCTACCTCCACTCCCGGCTCCTCGAGCGCGCCGCGAAGATGGCCGACATCTTCTACGTCGTGTCGAAGGGGACGAAGATCGAGGGCGGCGACGCCTCGTACCGCGGCGTCGACGGCAAGGCGCACGTCGGGGCGCACGGGATGCACTCGGCGAAGGACTCGCTCTGGAAGACGATCGACGGGGCCCTCTTCGAGAAGCTCGAGCAGGCGCGCAAGGACGAGAAGAAGGACGAGATCAAGAAGCTCGAGCAGCAGCTCTCGGACAAGGCGAAGGCGAGCGACTACGAGATCGTCCGTGATCCGAAGTCGGGCGGCTCGCTCACGGCGCTTCCGGTCATCGAGACGCAGGCGGGCGACGTGTCGGCGTACATCCCGACGAACGTCATCAGCATCACGGACGGGCAGATCTTCCTCGAGGCCGACCTCTTCTACTCCGGCGTCCGCCCGGCCATCAACGTCGGCATCTCGGTCAGCCGCGTCGGCGGCAACGCGCAGATCAAGGCGATGAAGTCGATCTCCGGCACGCTCCGCCTCGATCTCGCCCAGTACCGCGCCATGGCCGCGTTCTCCCAGTTCGCCTCGGACCTCGACGCGAAGACCCGCGCGCAGCTCGAGCGCGGCGCGCGCCTCACCGAGATCCTGAAGCAGGGCCAGTACGTGCCGCTGGCGGTCGAGAAGCAGATCCTCATCATCTACGCCGGCACGCAGGGCCTGCTCGACAGCCTGCCGGTGAGCTCGCTCGGGCGCTTCGAGGAAGAGCTCTACAAGTTCATCGAGGCGAAGCACCCCCAGATCTTCGTGGACATCCGCGAGAAGAAGGTCCTCGACGACGACCTCAAGTCGCGGATGACGAAGGCGATCGACACCTTCAAGAAGCGGTTCGCTGTGGAAGCGGCCGGCGCCTCGACCGCGGCCGACGAGGATGGCGCGGGCGACGACGAGGAGGAGGCGCCGGCGCCGAAGGCCAAGTCGAAGAACGGGAAGAGCGCCTCGAAGGCAAAGGAAAAGTAG
- the atpH gene encoding ATP synthase F1 subunit delta — MSYESVARRYGRAIFEIGKETGTLAALAREIGDASAMYSASEELRLVLDNPLIPEASREELLREIAGRAAFSDVTRNTLLLLARRRRLAALPEIARQLALLVDQDQNVARAVVTSAGPLTDGYLERLRAELEKATGRKISVTHRQDPSLIAGVVTQIDDQVIDGSLRTRLSSFRDNLLRT; from the coding sequence ATGAGCTACGAGTCCGTCGCCCGACGCTATGGGCGCGCGATCTTCGAGATCGGCAAGGAGACCGGGACCCTCGCGGCCCTCGCCAGGGAGATCGGGGACGCCAGCGCGATGTACTCGGCGAGCGAGGAGCTCCGCCTCGTCCTCGACAACCCGCTCATCCCGGAGGCCTCGCGCGAGGAGCTGCTCCGTGAGATCGCCGGCCGCGCCGCCTTCTCGGACGTGACGAGGAACACCCTCCTCCTGCTGGCGCGGCGCCGGCGGCTCGCGGCGCTGCCCGAGATCGCGCGGCAGCTCGCGCTCCTCGTCGATCAGGACCAGAACGTCGCCCGGGCCGTGGTGACGAGCGCGGGCCCGCTGACCGACGGCTACCTCGAGCGGCTCCGGGCCGAGCTCGAGAAGGCGACCGGCAGGAAGATCTCGGTCACCCACAGGCAGGATCCCTCGCTCATCGCGGGCGTGGTGACCCAGATCGACGATCAGGTGATCGACGGCAGCCTCCGGACCCGGCTGTCGAGCTTCCGTGACAACCTGCTCCGAACCTGA